The DNA segment TTGCCTTGCCCGTTCGGCCACGCTGCGGTGCAGAGCGAGGCTCTGCTCGCCCAGCTCAAGCATCGTGCCGAGCACCGCGAAGCGGCGGCCTGGCTGCTGGGCCAGCAGCTCCAAGGCGGCAAGCACCGCCTCCGGTGAGGCGTTGTAGGTCTCGTCAAGTATCAGCACGCCATTTTGCTGCAAACGGCGGCTGCGTCCTCCGGGCAAATCCACCTGCAGGGGCCGCCAACGCTCAGGCTCAAGGCCGAGCTCACGAGCTACCGCCATGGCAAGCATCAGGTTGCGGGCGTGATGAACACCCTCTAGCGGCACGGGCAGGGCCACTCCGGCCAACTCCAAAATCTCCCCCTGGCAATCAAGGCTGCCCACCAGGTCTGCGGCCACTTCATGGCCTTCTCCCTGCAGGGCAACCCGAACTACCCGGCCAGACCACACCCTGGCCAGGGCACTGTCCAGAAGAGGATCACCTGCCGGGATCACCACCAAGCCATCGGGCCTTAAACCAGCCACGATTTCGCACTTAGCCGTAGCGATTGCCTCGCGACTGCCAAGCCGGCCGATGTGGGCTGTGCCGATGTTGGTAATCACTGCCACATCGGGGCTGGCGCAACGACTGAGCCGTTCGATCTCACCGAGGCCCCGCATGCCCATTTCCACAACCAAGGCCGCCTGATCAGGTGCTGCGCCCAGCAAGGTCAGGGGAACGCCTACGTCGTTGTTTTCGTTGCCGCTGGAGGCCCAGATCGGCCCAAGCGGAGCCAGGGCACTGCGGATAAGTTCCCGCGTGGTGGTCTTGCCGGCGGAACCGGTCACCGCCACCACTGCTGCTGCAAGCTGCAGGCGCCAGAGACCCGCCAGGTCCTGGTAAGCCTGCAGGGTGTCCGGCACCAGCCAGAGAGGAACGTGAGCTGCGGCAGCAGCAGCCAACACACTGGCCTGGGAGGCTGGCGCAAGGTGGCCCGCCTGGGCTAATAGGGCGGCGGCACCTGCCTCGAGGGCACCGGCAAGGAAGCCATGGCCATCGAAGCGCTCGCCAATCAGCGGCAGAAAAAGGTCACCGCCGCGCAGCTGGCGGCTATCGGTGCAGATGGCCTGGGCGGCAAGCTTCAGCTCCGCCTGATCCAGCGCAAGTGGGCCGGTGGCGGGTGGACCCCAAAGCTCCTGCAACTGGGCTAAACGCAGACTCATCGTCGGCAGTCGGGGGCGATGCCGAGGATCATGCCTGAGGAATTGTCTCCGCCTCCAACAGCACCATGCCGCTACCCACCCGGGCGGCCTGAGCCAGCAGATTGCCGCCAGGGGCTACCAGGCGCAGACGCTCGTAACCCAACTCGCGGCTGCGCTGCAGCCAGATATCGGCCTGCTGCTGGCGTCGCTGCAATGGCAAGCCTGCCCAGGTCGTCACCAGCTCCAGATCGAGCAGCCCCTGCTCTGGGTGAGGGCGAGCAGAAGCAATACAGCCCTCGGGGTCGTCGTTTGAGAGCAGGGCCAGCAGGGGGTCGAGCTCAAGGCGCGTGGCTGGAGCAGGCTCTGCAAGCTCAGGAGAGCTTGGAGCTGGATCAACAGAGCGAGCAGCTGGCTGGCCTAGCGCCTGGGCAATCTGCAGATCAGAACGGGGGGCAACTTGTTCAACAACTGGTTGAACGGCTGAACTATCCGCAATATCAAAAGTGGTGGGGGTGGGGCTAGAGAAGACAGTTTTTATCAGCAGCGTCAGCAAACACGCCAATACAGCCAGACCCAGGGCTAGCAGCACCGGCCAAAAAAAGGCCGCAAGCCCTTGGGGCCAAAAGCCAGGCACGGATAAATCTCCCTCCCGGTTGCGGCGCACCAGCTCCCGCAGCTTGAGCACCGTGCTGGCCAAGGCGGCACGCAGGTCCACTGCAAGACGGCCCCAAGGTTCTACGTAAGGGGCCGGATAGGGAGCTGGTGGCTCCGAACGGCCCGAACTATCGGGGGCGGAAGTGGGTGGCGTCACCAAAAGGGGTTCAACGGCGCTTCAGCAGGGAAGCCAGACCCCTCCGGCTGGGGTCAGCATCTTGACCTTGGGAGAAACGCTCAACGGCGGCCGCTTCAGGCGTTGGCTCCTTTACGCCGCAAACGTCGCGGTACATGGCGTCGTATTCGAGCGCCGAGCGGGCCCAGCTGAAGTCCACGCCCATGCCCCGGCGCTGGAGTTCCTGCCAACTGGCCTGATTGCGGTAGGCCTCCCAGGAGCGCACGATTGCCGTGTAGAAATCGATTGGCTCGTAGCGATCGAAGCCATAGCCATTGCCGCTGCCCGCCAGGGGGTCGTTGGGGGGCACGGTGTCCACCAGACCACCCACCATCCGCACCACCGGAATCGAGCCGTAGCGCATCGCCAGCATCTGGCTGATACCGCAGGGCTCAAAACGACTCGGCATCAAGAAGGCGTCGCTGCCGGCATAAATCAGCCTTGAGAGGGCGTCGTCGTAGGTGAGGAAAACGGCGAAGCGGCCGGGATGGCGCGCTGCCATCTGCCATAGCCCCGACTCATAGGTGCGATCCCCCGTGCCCAGAACAACAACCTGGCTGTCGGTATAGGCCAACACCCGATCAGCAACCTGCAGCAGCAGGTCGACACCTTTTTGATCGACTAGCCGGCTCACCATTCCCATTAGGTAGGAGCGGGGATTCACAGCCAAGCCAAAGCGCTCCTGAAGGGCCTGCTTATTAATGGCACGGGGGGCTAAATCCGCAGCCGAAAACTGGGCTGGCAGGCTGGCATCAGTGGCTGGATTCCAGTCTTCGGTATCAATGCCGTTGAGGATGCCGCGCAACTTGCCACTGATGAAATTCAGCAAGCCATCGAGATGCTCGCCGTATTGGGGCGTGCGGATCTCCATCGCATAGGTAGGGGACACCGCATTGACCCGATCTGCATACAGCAAGGCCGCCGCCATCGTGTGGTCCCCTTGCATGTACCAGGGACACCAGGTAATGCGATCAAGCTTCCAGCGCCAAGGGCCCTGATACTTGAGATTGTGGATTGTGAATACGGTGCTGATCTCCGGGTCTTGATGCATCCACACCGGCAACATGCCGGTGTGCCAGTCGTGGCAGTGCAGCACCTGAGGCTTCCAGTGATGCCAGCAGAATTCCGCAGTGGCGCTGGCAAAGAAAGTAAAGCGCCAATCCTCGTCTTCGCCGCCGTAGATGCGCTCCGGATCAAACACCGGATGGCCCACTAAATAGAGAATCAGGCCGTTGGTGGGATGGCGGGCCTCAAAGACAGCGAAGTCATTGCCCATCGTGTGGCCGCGCCAGATGGGTTCGGGCGAAACCTTCAACTTCGACCACAACTTGCCGTAACCCGGCAAAATGATGCGTACGTCGTGGCCTAAGGCGGCTAGGGCCGGGGGCAAGGAACCCACCACATCTCCCATGCCCCCGACCTTGATCATCGGCGCGCATTCGGCTGCCGCAAACAAGACCCGCATCCCAGAGTTACCGGAGGTGGGCGCAACTCTACGGGCGTCGCTAAGGCAACACCGTCACGGGGGTGCCCATCTCCACCAGATCGAACAGTTCCCGCACATGCTCATCCAGTAGGCGCACGCAGCCGTGGGAAACGGCCTGGCCCACGCTGTGCCTCTGGGGTGTGCCGTGGAAGCCAGCGCTGACGCAACCCTTCACCACAAGGTGCTCGCTGCCGTTGAAGCCGGCGCGGCCCTTGCAGTCGCGGTGGAAGCCAATCCAGCGGCTGCCGAGGGGGTTGGCAGGTCCAGGCGGGATGCGTTGGCCGGTGGCTGGGTGCTCCCAGGTGGGGTCTACCGCTAGCTCGATAACCGAAAACTGACCCACCGGGGTCTCCCAGCCCGGCCGGCCGACACCCACTGGAAAGCGTTTGCGCTCCTGGTTGCCCTCTAGTACAAACAACTGGCGCTGGCGCCGGTCAAGGACGAGCCGACGCTGCTGAGATGGCTCCACAGCTGCAACGGCAAGGGGTGGCGCAATTAAGTGGGCTCCAACAAGCAAGAGCGGAAGCAAAGGCAGCAGCCCCAAACAACCCACTGCCCTGAGATGAAATCCGTCTGTTTTCAAGGTAACCAGGGAGCATCGGAGAAGTCTGGCGGTCGCTTCTCAAGGAAGGCATTGCGCCCCTCCTGGCCCTCCGCTGTTCGATAAAAGAGATGGGTGGCCTGGCCGGCCAGCTCCTGAATTCCTGCTAATCCGTCGGTTTCAGCGTTGAAGGCAGCCTTGAGACAGCGGATCGCCGTGGGGCTGTGCTGCAGCACCTCGCGCGCCCAGCTGATCCCCTCCTGCTCCAACTGATCAAGGGGCACAACCCCATTCACCAAGCCCATGGCCAAAGCCTGGTCGGCCCCGTATTGACGGCAGAGAAACCAAATCTCCCGTGCCTTGCGCTGGCCCACCAGCCGGGCCAGGTAGCCGGCGCCAAAGCCCCCATCAAAACTGCCCACCCGTGGTCCAGTCTGGCCAAATACGGCGTTCTCAGCCGCCAGGCTCAGATCGCAAAGCAGGTGCAGCACCTGGCCACCACCGATCGCGTAACCGGCCACCAGGGCAATCACCACCTTCGGCAAGCTGCGGATCAGGCGTTGCAAGTCCAGAACATTGAGACGGGGCAAACCCGACTCGTCGAGATAGCCCCCATCACCGCGCACGCTTTGATCGCCGCCAGCGCAAAAGGCCCAGCCACCATCAGCCGCTGGGCCGGCGCCGGTAAACAACACCACCCCAACCCGAGGGTTGTCGCGAACTCGGGAAAAGGCGTCGCAAAGCTCATGCACGGTGCGGGGCCGGAAGGCGTTGCGCTTGTGAGGTCGGTTGATCGTGATGCGAGCGATCCCCTCCTCGCACAGGTCAAAAAGGATGTCCTCGTAGGAGCCGGCGGGCTGCCATTGCACCGCTGACATGGTCGGGGAGGAAGGGCTCAAGACTGCATCAGGGCTTGGGCGGCCATTCTGCGCAAGGTCTGGCGCTTGAGTGCATCGGCGCGGCGATCGCTCACCAGCTCAAGCAGCGCCAGCGGCTGCTGCAGCGCCCAGTCCAGCTGGGATGGCAAGCCAGCGAGCTGATCCACCCTGCGCCCCTGCACGCCATGGGCTGCAGCCAAAGCCAAGTGATCAAGCTGCTGGGGCATGGCAAACAGCCTCTCGAAATCCAGAGCCTGCTCAGGCGTTATGCGAATCGGCAACTGTTCAAAGATGCCGCCACCGCCGTTGTTGATCAGGATCACGGTGAGGCGCCCCTTTAGTTGGCGCTGCCAGAGCCAGCCATGGCTGTCATGGAGCAGGGCCAGATCTCCCGTGAGCAGCACCGCCTGGCCATGGGCCTCAGCGACCCCGCAGGCGATCGAGAGGGTGCCATCGATGCCGGATGCCCCTCGGAAGCCATAAACCGGTCGCCAGGGGGCAGCAGGGTTGGCGAAGCTCTCCCAATCGCGCACTGGACTGCTGTTGGCAAGCACCAGCGGCAAGCCGGCGGGCAGCAGGAGCCCCAGTTGGCGCGCCAAACAAAGCTCGTTAACACCAGTTTCTGCCCCATCACCACTGGCCAGCTGCTGATCTAGCCAGAGCTGCAATTGCTGCTCCCGCTGGCGCCAGCGAGCCCCAAACTGCAGGCCCTCGGCACTGGGGCCGCCGGCCCAAATAGTTGGAGGCAAGCTGGCGCTCCAGCCGGCCAAACCGGCGGCGCTCTGCTGACATCCGCTGCCGTGCCATCCACTGCCGAGCGGATCAAGACATCTCGGCTCGCCCTCACTGACAAGCCACTGGCGAGACTCCTGGTCGACCAGCCAGCGCTGCAGACGGCGGCTGGCGGGCAAGGGGCCAAGGCGCAGCACCTGGGCTGAACTCAGCTTGAGTTCAGGAGCCTCGAGCAGTAGGTCGTAGCTGCTGATCAAATCGAGTTCGGCCAACCCCCGCAGCCCGCTGAGGCCATCGGCCAGCACGGGCCAGCCCGTGCGCCGCTGCCAGCGCACCAGAGCCTCCACATAACCAGGCCAGTGCTGGGGCAGGCCGCGCCAGGGACCAGCAACCACCACCCCTGGCTGGTCTGGATCGGGAGCGGGGCTGAAGGGCGGTGCCTGGGTCCCTGATCCAGGGGCCCTCAGGCCGAGATCGCCCAATGGAGGGGGAGTGGTCTCAAGGGAAGCGTGGGCCGTTGCCTCAAGCAGCGCCGTCCCGTCCGCATGAAGAGGTTCGGCAAAGGGAAGGTTGAGGTGCACTGGCCCCGGCGCAAGGCCATAGGGCCGGGTGGCAGACCATGCCTGGCGAGCCAGGGCGGCGATGGCAGTGTCCGTCATGGCAGCCAGTCCAGTGCCATCTCCCTGGCCAAACCAGCGCACACTGGCGGCCAGAAAGCTTTCCTGGTTCACGGTCTGGTTTGCCCCACAGCCTTTGAGCCGCGTGGGGCGATCAGCACTGATCAGTAATAGGGGGATGGCGCCATAGTCCGCTTCCACCGCGGCGGGCAGCAGGTTTGCCACAGCTGTGCCCGAGGTGGTGACAACTGCAACTGCTTTTCCAGTGGCCCTGGCCAATCCCAGGGCAAAAAAGGCGGCAGAGCGCTCGTCAATGGCGGTGTACAGCGCCAGCCCGCGCGGCTCAAGTACGCCCAGGGCCAGGGCCAGGGCACCGGAGCGACTGCCTGGACACAACACAGCCTGGCTGAGCCCCTCGCCCATCAGGGCCTTCAGCAGCAGCAGCGCCGCCTCAAGATTGCGACGGGCCAACTCCACGCCAGGGCGGTTCAGGATGGACTGGACCAGTCTCCCCTGCACCCTTGTCTTCCACGCCCCGCAGCAGCACACCCAGCCTGCTCGAAACCCTGCGCCGCCAGGTGGTGCCAGTGCTGGCCTGGGTGTTGCTGGCCCTGGTGCTGCGCTGGGCGGTGCTGGAGCCCCGCTGGATTCCCTCGGGATCGATGCTCCCGGCCCTGCAACTGCAGGATCGGGTGCTGGTGGAGAAGCTGCGCGCCCGGCTGCATCTCCCCGTACCGATCGGCACCGTGGTGGTATTCCATCCCCCCACAGCCCTGGTAGCCGCTGGCTACGACCCCAAGGCAGCCCTGATCAAGCGGGTGGTGGCACAAGCGGGCGATGAAGTGGAGGTGCGCGATGGAGTGCTTTGGCGCAACGGCATCAAGGCGGCGATCGATTGGTCAGCCGAACCGATGGACTACCAGCTGGAACCCCTCACGGTGCCCCCAGAGCATCTGCTGGTTTTGGGAGACAACCGCAATGCCAGCTTGGATTCCCACCTCTGGGGGCCCCTGCCTCAAAGGGCCTTGATCGGTACAGCGGTGCTTCGCTACTGGCCCCTCGATCGGTTCGGCTGGTTACGGATCTCCGCCATGGGCCACCCCCCTGGTAAGACGAATGAGCTGGGGTAGGGTGCAAAGCGGATGCAGCGCACGCCGGCGATGTTCAACCCGGAGTTCCTGACCACCGATAACGAAGCGATCAGCGGTAACTCGTTGATTCAGTACCTGCAGGAGCAATCTCCTGATGTGCTGCAAAGGGTTGCTCGCTCAGCCAGTAGCGACATCCAAGACATCATTCGCCACAACGTCCAAGGGCTGTTGGGAATGCTTCCCGGAGAGCAGTTCGAGGTCAAGATTCAGACCAACCGAGAAAACCTGGCTGGCCTGCTGGCTTCAGCGATGATGACCGGTTACTTCCTGCGCCAGATGGAACAGCGCATGGAACTGGACACGAGCCTGTTGGGCTGCGGAGATCTGGACAGCGACCTCGATGCCGACCCAGGCGAGCTCAGGCTCTGAGTTAGCTCAAACTCAGTAATCGCTTAGTCCGGAATCCCCTAGTCCAGGCTCCGCGGGCTGCTCCGGCACCACTCCAAGGCGCAGGAGGGTTTTGTCAATGCCGCTCAGGTAAGCCCAGCTGCCCCTATCTGGTGCCCAATCTCGCCCTTCCAGGCAGTCTGCAAGCTCCCCTAGTTGCTGAGGGCTGCATGCCACCGGAGCTTCGTAATGGGCCGGCACCAGCCAGCGGATCTCGGCTTGGCCAGCCAAAGTGCGGATCCAAGTCACCAGGGCGGCCCGGCAGCGGGGAAACACCAGCCGCTCCAAGACAGGCGCCACCAGCAGTGCAGCCTCAGGGCCGGGCACCAGCCGCCGAAATTCAGCCTGCCAACCCTCTTGCCAGCGGAAGGGATAGAGGCCGAAATAGGCCCGCGGCGAGCGCACCCCCGCGGCCAGCAGGCCGGAAAGCAGCTCCCTGATTCCAGGCACCTGCAGATGGTCTGGGCGGAGATAGGAGGCAAACAACACCAGTCGCTGCCAGCCCCGCCTGCGGCAATCAGGAGTGTCGAGCAGGGGCGCATCACCGCGATCCCTGGCATGGAAAAGCAGCGGCGTCGGATCGGCATCAAATAGTTCTGGGGGCTGCTCACTGATGGCCACTAGGGCATCGGTGAGCAGCAGGCAGCCGCTAGCGCGGTGCAGGCAGGCCGCCTCCATGAAGGTGCCCAGGCCTAGATCTAGGGGACCGAGCGGTAGCCAGTGCAGCTCATCGGCATGGGGAAGCCCCTGCTCAAACAGCACCCGGGTGCGCTGGGCCGGGAACCCCAGCCAGGCCAGCGGCAGCGGCAAGGGAAAGCTCCACTGCCGTGGTGTCACCCACACCTGGGCAGCAGGGAACGCCCTTGCCATCGCCGGCACCGGCAGCTTGTGCTCGAGGCCAGAGCTGGTAGGCAGCACGATCGTGCAAACGGCGCCGTAGCGGTGTTCCAGCTCGGCAAGAGCTGCCCGCACCTCTCCAGTGGGGGGCACGGGGGCATAGAGCAACAGACCAGCCCGCAAACGCACCACCGTCATCCGGATCGGCACTGCCACGTAAAACACCCCCTGGAGCTGCTCGAAACTCCAGACCTGGCCAGGGATCAATTCGCGCACCAAGGTGCGGCGGCGACCGTAGGGGTAGAGCGGCAAAAGCGGCCACCAGGGCCAGCTCTGATCTGCGCCAGGCGCCGCTGAATCTCTGCTGGGGAACTGGGTCACCTCAGGCCAGCAGCACCAAGCTGACACTCATCACCAGCATTCCTGCCGTGAGGCCAGCAATCATCACGTGATGATGGGCCCCGGTGCGCTGAGCGGCAGGCAGCAATTCGTCGAAGCAGATGTAAATCATCAAGCCGGCGACGCTGGCGAAAACCAATCCCATCACCGTGTCGCTGAGAAATGTTTTTAAAAAGACGTAGCCCACCACTGCACCGATGGGCTCGGCAAGCCCTGAGGCGAAAGACACCCAAAAAGCAGTGCGGCGGTTGCCAGTGGCGTAATACACCGGGGCTGAAATCGCCAGGCCCTCGGGAATGTTGTGGATGGCTATTGCAATAGCGATGCTGATGCCAAGCCTGGGACTTGAGAGGGCACCAACAAAGGTGGCCAAACCCTCTGGAAAATTGTGGATGGCAATCGCCAGGGCCGAAAACAACCCTGTGCGGAGCAAGGTCTGCGACTGGGCCCTGGGCAAGTTGGCCTCAGGAAGGGTCAGATCATGGCTAGGTAGGGCGTTGTCGATCAAGGCAATCACCACCATGCCAGCAAAAAAAGCCAGCACAGTTACCGCATAGCCGGTAGTAGCTCCAAGCCCGAGGGCCAGCGCTTGCCTAGCCTTGGGAAATATCTCCACAAAGGAGACAAAAATCATCACGCCAGCCGAAAAGCTCAACGACAAACTGAGCAACTTGGGGCTAAATCGCCTCGACACCAGGCCAAGCAAACTGCCAAGACCGGTGCAAAGGCCGGCTGCCAGGGTGAGCAGAAAGGCAAACAGCACCCGCTGATCGAGGGCAATCAAGGGGTTGGCTCCGCGGCCATCAGATCTGATCTGTCCATGCCGGCAGGGGGCAGGTTGCGAAGCCACTGCCGGCCCTGCTCGAGAAAAGCAGGCCAGTCAAGTTTTTCCGCCGCCGCTGCCGTGGCCACCAATAGGGGTGCCTGGCGTTTGATCTCGGCGAGATCCGGCTCGCTCACCCCCGCCGAGAGGGCCAACATGTCAGCCATAGACCTGGCAACAACCCTGGTGAGATAGGCGGCGCTGAGCGCCTGCAACGCGCCCCCCACCAGCCAGGTGGCGCCATGCAACTTGACCAAGCCAGTAAGAAGCTGGCTGCTCCACTCCACTACCCCCTGGGCGAGGGCTGCTTTGGCGAGTTCGCTAGCGGCGGCCTGCAGCTGCTCGAAAGTCCAGGGGCAATCCCAGAGTCGGGCCATTTCGCGCAACATCAAGCCATTAGCCACCGCAAGCACTAGCAGATCGAGGCTCGGCAGGGGCGCCGCCACCACCCCCGCCGCCACCAGCCATTGGGTGCGCCGCTGCAGTGGCAGGAAGTGCTGCCGCCGCAGCTGCTCAAGATTGCACTGCCACAGGCCATGCAATTGCTGAAGACGACGCAGCTGGCGGCCGCGGCGCAACTCAGCTCCTGCACTGGCGAGGTGGCGGGCTAAGGGCGAAATGCTGGCCGCAAGCGTCGTGGGCAGGCCGTTCCAAAAGAGCAGACGCTGGGAAAGATCCTGTCCAAGCTGGGAACGCAATTCAGCGGTCAGAGCTTCGAGAGTCTGGTCACCGCTGCTGAATTCCACCAGCAGCCAGGCGGGCTGAGCGGCGGGTAGGGCCTCTAGCCAGCGCAGATCAGCAGCTGAGAGAGGAGTGCGCAGATGGTGGATCAGCAGGTCGCAGGCAGCAAATGCTTCAGGCCAAGACCAATCTTTGCTCCAAGCCGGTAAGGGGTGGGCCCAGTGAAGCTGAAGTGACTCGGGACCACGCAGGGCCTCGATCAGATCTGGCTGCAGAGCCACAGCCGGAGGAGAGGTACCCACTAAGGCCAACTGCAAGCCCTGCCGATCCAGCTCCTGGCGCAGGGCTGCCAGTTGGTCCTTGCGCATCCGGCTATCAAGCTCAGCCTGGGCTGGAGCTGGTTCCCCTACAAGCCGTAAAAACTGGCCCTCAAGCTGCTCCAGGCGCCCCAGCCAGCCGGGCACATCCGTAGGGGCTGGCCCCCGGGGTTGGCGGCGGCGCAGCAGCGAAGCACCCAGGCCCAGGCCCGCCAAGGTGAGACCAGAGCCGATGGGCAGGTGGCTCAACCGCAGTAGCCCATCGAGGGCAAACCAGCCCGCAAGCCCGGTGCCGATAGCCGGCAGCCAAGGTTTGAGGGTCTTGGGCATGACCTGGCGGACCATGGCTAACCCGTCGAGCTGGGGGATGGTCACCGGCGGCGTCAACGGCCCTGGACAAGCTGATGCATCTTTAGCTCAGCTTGAGACGCTGCGCAGGCGCCAAATGCCAATAGCTTGGGCGCGAGTCGGGGGTCTGCCTTGCCAGCTCCAGGAGTAAGGGACAACCCAATGGAGGTTCGCCAGGACACCCGCGAACAAGTGAAGCGAGTGCTGCTGGTGGCCCTGGCCGTCAACATCAGCATGACGCTGTTGAAATTGCTGCTGGGGCTATTGAGTGGCTCGCTAGCAGTGCTGGCGGATGCCATGCACAGCGCCACTGACGGATTTTCAAGTCTGTTGGGGCTGGTGACCAATGGACTTTCGGATCCCGAACCGGACCGGGACCATCCCTACGGGCACCACAAATACGAAGCGGTGGGTGCCCTGGCTATTGCAGCCTTCATCCTTTTCACTGCCTTCGAGATCCTGCAGGCCGCCCTTGAACGTCTTCGCAACGGACTACAGCCGTTGCGCATGGACAGCCGGGAGCTACTGGTACTACTGCTCGTGCTTGGTATCAATATTCTGTTGGCTGGCTATGAGCGTGCCGAGGGGCGAAGGCTTGGCAGTCCCCTGCTCAAGGCCGATGCGGCCCACACCAGCAGCGACATCTGGACAACAGCAGTGGTGCTGGTGGGTCTGGCCGGAGCGGTATGGCTCAACCTCAGTTGGCTCGATGTCGCCCTAGCGATTCCACTCTGCTTGCTGCTGGTGCGGGTGTGCTGGTCAGTGTTGCGAACCAACTTGCCCCAGTTGGTTGATCAGATCGCCATTGCTCCGGAGGCCATTCACCAGGTCGCGATGGAGGTAGCAGGGGTGCTCAACTGTCACGACATCGCCAGCCGCGGGGTGCTCGGCCAGCAGGTCTTCATCGACATGCACATGGTGGTGGACGCCAATGACCTGCCAACGGCTCACCGGATTACTGAATTGGTGGAGGAGCACCTAGAGGCCCGGTTTGGTCGGGTGCGCTGCACCATCCACCTTGAACCGCGGGAATACGCCAGCGCCGCGATCACCTTTAAGGGCACCCATGGCTGAGCAGCTGCCGCAATTGACACCGCCGCAATTGACACTCCCACAAT comes from the Cyanobium sp. Tous-M-B4 genome and includes:
- a CDS encoding YcjF family protein, encoding MVRQVMPKTLKPWLPAIGTGLAGWFALDGLLRLSHLPIGSGLTLAGLGLGASLLRRRQPRGPAPTDVPGWLGRLEQLEGQFLRLVGEPAPAQAELDSRMRKDQLAALRQELDRQGLQLALVGTSPPAVALQPDLIEALRGPESLQLHWAHPLPAWSKDWSWPEAFAACDLLIHHLRTPLSAADLRWLEALPAAQPAWLLVEFSSGDQTLEALTAELRSQLGQDLSQRLLFWNGLPTTLAASISPLARHLASAGAELRRGRQLRRLQQLHGLWQCNLEQLRRQHFLPLQRRTQWLVAAGVVAAPLPSLDLLVLAVANGLMLREMARLWDCPWTFEQLQAAASELAKAALAQGVVEWSSQLLTGLVKLHGATWLVGGALQALSAAYLTRVVARSMADMLALSAGVSEPDLAEIKRQAPLLVATAAAAEKLDWPAFLEQGRQWLRNLPPAGMDRSDLMAAEPTP
- a CDS encoding cation diffusion facilitator family transporter, whose product is MEVRQDTREQVKRVLLVALAVNISMTLLKLLLGLLSGSLAVLADAMHSATDGFSSLLGLVTNGLSDPEPDRDHPYGHHKYEAVGALAIAAFILFTAFEILQAALERLRNGLQPLRMDSRELLVLLLVLGINILLAGYERAEGRRLGSPLLKADAAHTSSDIWTTAVVLVGLAGAVWLNLSWLDVALAIPLCLLLVRVCWSVLRTNLPQLVDQIAIAPEAIHQVAMEVAGVLNCHDIASRGVLGQQVFIDMHMVVDANDLPTAHRITELVEEHLEARFGRVRCTIHLEPREYASAAITFKGTHG